The segment TCTTTTCCACATTTTAATCCTGATTCTTCTAAAATAGGTTTTACTATTTCTTCTGTTGTTCCAGGATAAGTTGTACTTTCAAGTACAACAAGCATTCCTCTATGTATATACTTTGCTATACTTCTTGTGGAATTTTCTACATATGATACATCTGGTTGTTTGAATTTATCAAGAGGTGTTGGAACAGCTATTGCAACTGCATCTACTTCTGATACAAATGAGAAATCTGTAGTTGCTTTTAATTTTCCTGCTTCAACTAAGTCTTTTAAATCTTCATCTAATATATCTCCTATATAGTTATGTCCTTCATTAACTGATTTTACTTTTGAATCTTGTACATCAAAGCCTATTACTTCATATCCTGCTTTTGCTTTTTCTACCGCTAAAGGTAGTCCTACATATCCAAGACCTACTACACCTAATTTTGCAGTTTTATTCTCTAGTTTTAATAAAAGCTCTTCTTTTAATGTTGACATTGTACTTCCTCCTAAATATTACTTAAGGTTTATTTTATTTAATTTTATAAAACTAATTACTGTTTATTGTCATATTACTTATTTGTGATTTATTTCACTATATTATTTTATCATATTGTTTATATAAATGCAGTAACTTAATCTTCCAATGAAACTGTTATTTTTTCCTTGTGTAAGTTGGAACCTTATCTGAAAGTACTTTAATTATTCCTTCTTTGTCACCTTCAATAACTTCTTTAAAATCTTTTAGTGCTTCATCTATATAACTTATATTAAATCCCATAGGTTTTTCAACAAATATTTTTTCATGTTCTGTAGATGTTAATGCAACCTCATCCATTAAAAGCTCTTCATATAATTTTTCTCCAGGTCTTAACCCTGTATACTCAATTTTTATATCTTCATCTGGTTTTAAACCTGATAGTCTAATTAAATCTCTCGCTAAATCTACTATTTTAACTGGTTCACCCATATCAAGAACAAATATTTCTCCACCTCTTGCCATAGCACCTGCTTGAATTACAAGCTGTGCAGCTTCTGGTATAGTCATGAAAAATCTATTAATCTCAGGATGAGTAACCGTTACTGGTCCACCTTCTTTTATTTGTCTTTTAAATAAAGGTATTACGGAACCATTACTTCCAAGAACATTTCCGAATCTAACTGCCACGTATTCAGTTTCACTTTCCTTAGCAAAAGCTTGAATGATTTTCTCACAAAACCTTTTTGTAGCTCCCATAACATTAGTAGGATTTACTGCTTTATCTGTACTTATTTGAACAAATCTTTTAACTTTATAAATATGACTACATTTTACTACATTGTAAGTTCCAAATATATTGTTTTTTATTGCTTCTGCTGGATTTGATTCCATTAAAGGAACATGTTTATGTGCAGCAGCATGGAACACTACATAAGGTTTATAATTTTCAAAAACCTCTTGTAATCTTTTAAAATCTCTTATTGATGCAATTACAACATCCATATCAAGTTCAGGATATTTATATCTTAATTCCATCTGAAGATCATATGCATTATTTTCATATATATCTAAGATTACTAATTTCTTAGGATTAAACTTCACTATTTGTCTACAAAGTTCTGAGCCTATAGAGCCTCCTCCCCCTGTAACTAATACAACTTTTCCATTTATGTATTCATTTATATTTTCATTATTAAGCTGTATAGGATCTCTACCTAATAAATCATTAATATCAACATCTCTTAATTGACTTATATTAACATCCCCATTGAGTATTTCATATATACCAGGTAATGTTTTTAATTTGCACCCTGTTTTTTTACATGAATTGTAAATTTCTTTTCTTTCTTTTAATGGCGCTGATGGAAGAGCTATAAATATTTCTTCAACATTGTTATTTTCACATATTCTTGTTATTTCTTCTCTTGTTCCTAATATCTTTATACCATTTATTACTTGCCCTATTTTTGATAAATCATCATCTATAAGTCCAACTATATTATAATTCAAAGATTGATGCTTTTTAATTTCTTTTATCAACATTGCACCAGCATCTCCAGCTCCAATTATTAATACATTTGAAACCTTATTATTAAGTAACTCTGAGTTTTCATTTCTTCCAACTATTCTATACATAAATCTAGTTCCACCTAAAGCTAATATAGATAAAACCCATAAAATTATATGTACAGTGGCTGGAAATCTATAATGTACAGAGCTCAATAATTTATAACTTATAAAATAACTATAAAATATAAATATTATATTTGAAAGCGATACAGAATACACTATTGACATAAGTTCATCAACTGATGCGTATTTCCATATATAATCATATAAGTGGAATACTCCATTACAAATTATCGTAATAACAATAACAGGAATTATAGATAATTTAAAAAAACCTATATACTCCTGAGGTATCTTAAATTCAAATCTCAATAATAGAGCAAAATATAAGAAGAAGGTTACTAGCACAATATCATATACTAAAAACTTCTTATTACTTTTCAAGTCATCACATCCTTAACGATTCTTATTTTATCTACCTAAATCATTTTACATCATTTTTAAAATTATTCAATGTTTTTTGCTAATAATTTAATATATAAATACAAAAGACATGTTTTGTAACTTATATACAATTCATGTCTATTATATCATAAACTAAAACTCAATATATTCTATATTTTGTTTATTTCCTTATATAATTCTGCAAATTTAGGGTTATATTTGATAGTTGTTAAATATTTCATAAATTGACGTCGTAATTCTTTTCTTTTTAAAGCAAATTCTACTGTAGCTTCTAAAAATCCAAGTTTATCTCCAACATCATATCTTCTTCCTTCAAATTTATATGCATACATAGCTTCTTGTTTTATTAAAGTTCTAAGAGCATCTGTAAGTTGTATTTCTCCTGATTTACCTGGTGCTGTTTTACTTAATATATCGAATATAGGTGGAGTTATTATGTATCTTCCTAAAATCGCCACATTAGATGGAGCTTCATTTATCTGTGGTTTTTCAACTAAATCTTTTACTTTATATACATTATCCTCTATGTGAAATCCTTCAACTATTCCATATTTGTCTACACTATTTTTATCTACTTCTTGAACACCTACTATAGTTGTTTTATATTCATTAAAACAATTAATTAATTGTTTTAAGCAAGGAACCTCACTATCTACTACATCATCCCCTAGCATAACTGCGAAAGGTTCATTTCCTACAAATGTCTTAGCACAATTTATTGCATGACCAAGACCTTTAGGTTCTTTTTGGCGTATGTAGTATATATCAACCATATTTGATATATCACTTACCATATTTAAAAGTTCTTCTTTTCCCTTAGCTTCCAAAATATCTTCTAGTTCTACAGACTTATCAAAATGATCTTCAATAGCCCTTTTGTTTCTTCCAGTTATTATCAATATCTCTTCAATGCCTGATGCTACTGCCTCTTCTATAATATACTGTATAGTTGGCTTATCTACTATAGGAAGCATCTCCTTGGGTTGTGCTTTAGTTGCTGGCAAGAATCTAGTTCCAAGTCCAGCTGCAGGTATTATGGCCTTTTTTACCTTCATACCAAACATCTCCCTTCAACAAAATATATATTTTCACAATATATATTTTACGCATCTTTTAATATATTATTTAACTGTTTAACTATTTCATCTTCATTATTTATTTTTTTTGCTATTTCAAGATGTGATTTAGCTTGTTTATAATCTCCTATATTTATATAGCACATTATTAAATTAGTGCATACCTCAATAGATCTTGTAACTTCAAACACTTTTCTTAAATACACTATTGCAGACTCAAAATCTTGAAGACATGCATAATTGATTCCAAGTTCATTAAACACTTCAGGATAAGAACTATCTATTTCCATAGACTTTTCTAAATAATGTATTGCTTTAGGACTATTTTCAAGTATTCTATATGCAACAGCTATATGATAATATATTTCCGCATTATCTCCTAGTTCACTTAATAATGGTACTAATAAATCTAGTGCTTTTTGCGGTTCATCATATACAAGTTTTTTACCCTCATCATAATCATTAACAATTTTAAGAGAGTTTTTTAGGTCTGATATCTCAGGGGTTTCCACCCCACCTTTTGCAATATAATTATTTATTCCAAATAAAGCACCATAAAAATCCTCTTTATCTTTTTTTATTAATGCTTCATATAAATAAGGCATTGCATATCCTTCTATTAATTTTGCTTTATCTATAATCTCTAACTCTTCTTCTACATACTCTTTATTTAAAATTCTTAGCTTATCAGCAAGCATTATGAGCTTATTATATATTTCTTCTGTTTTTTCCACTTTAGAAAGTCCTTTTAAAATAATATAAGCTTCTTCATACTTTTTTTCTTTAACATAACTTGCTATTCTGCCTTTTATAAATTCACTAGCTTTAGGTACACTAAAAATTATTTTTTCATAAATATCATTATATTTAAATTTTTCATCAGTTCCTAGTACATATGACATTCCTTCAATGAAAAATGCTACTGGAATATTATCCACATCTTCATTGTTTTTAACTTTATGAACTATATCCTCTGTTGCGACTGGCATATAAACTTCTTCATTAGTCTCTAATTTTGTGTTAAAAACTTTTTCTACTCTTTCCTTATTCATTTGTAAAAATAATAAATTTGAAAGTTTATCCTTAAAACGAGCTTTTACGTCCATATTTATCCTCCAACTTTAAGTAATTTATTAACTATATTATACTATATAGTTTACATTATAATATTTAATATATTTTCTTGTAAATAAAGAATTAACTGTACTTTTAAAACACAGTTAATTCTTTATACTAAAATTATATTTTACCTATTTTTCATAGTTTCATCAACTAAATTCATAACATTTTTTTTGAATTCATCCATTTTATTTTCTGCATCTTCTAAGCTTTTTCCTATAATAGCCATATATATCTTCATCTTAGGCTCTGTTCCTGATGGTCTAACTACAAAGTACGAATTATCTTCTAATACAAATTTAAGTACATTTGATTTAGGAAGAGATATATTTTCTTCTTTACCCGCTAAAATATCCTTTACCATACTATTTTCATAATCATATTTCTTTATAATATTAACTCCATTTATTTTTAAGTTATCTATTTTTCTCAATTTATCTAAAGTATCACTTATCTTTTTTTGACCCTCTATGCCTTCTAGATTTACAGACACTAATCTTTCTCTATAAAATCCATATTCATTATATAAACTCATAAGAGCATCATAAAGACTCATTCCTTTTGTTTTATAATACAACGCCATTTCACATATTAGCATAGCTGCAATAACAGCATCTTTATCCCTTACAAAAGTACCCGCTAAATATCCATAGCTTTCTTCAAATCCAAATACATAATCTTTATTTTTGTCATTTTCAAATTCTTTTATCTTTTCTCCTATATATTTAAATCCAGTTAAAACATCTATAACTTCTACATTAAATTTTTTAGCAATAGGCCTTATCATTTCTGTTGTAACTATAGTTTTAATCACTACAGGTTTAATAGGCATCTTATTTTTTTCTTTTAATGCAGATAATATATACTCTGTAAGTAAAACCCCCATCATGTTACCTGTTAACACTTCATATTTTCCATTATTATCTTTTACAATTGCACCTATTCTGTCACAATCAGGATCTGTTCCAAATATTATATCCGGTTTTATGTCCTTTGCCATATTTAAAGCTATATCAAAAACCGCTGGAACTTCTGGATTGGGATATTCTGCTGTTGGAAATGTTCCATCTGGAAGTTCTTGTTCTTTTACAACAAAAACTTTTTCATATCCAAGTTCCCTTAGAACCCTTCTTACAGGAACATTACCACTTCCATGGATTGGAGTGTATATAATTTTTAATTTATTTGCTTTTTTTGATACAAGTTCTTCTCTAATAGTTAACTTCTTTACACTTCCAATATAATCATTATCAATTTCTTCTCCTATTATATTGAGTAATCCTTTATCTTTTGCATCATTTAATGACATAGATTTTACTTTTGAGAAATCCTGTATCTTTTCAACATAAGTTATAATCTCCTTAGCTTTTCTATCTGTCACTTGTCCACCATCATCTCCATATACTTTGTACCCATTATACTGTTTGGGATTATGTGATGCTGTTATAACTATTCCAGCTTTAGATTTTAAGTGTTTTACAGTATATGATAGCATAGGTGTTGGTCTTAAAGATTCAAAAAGATTAACTTTAATTCCATTACCACATAAAGTTAAAGCTGCCGAAGTTGCAAATTCTTGTGATTTTATTCGTGAGTCATATGCAATGCTTACAGAAATAGCTTCATCTTTATATTTGTTTAATAAATACTCAGCAAGTCCCTGTGTAGCTTTTGTAACAGTATAAATATTCATTCTATTTGAACCTGCTCCAATAACCCCTCTAAGTCCACCTGTACCAAAATTTAAATTTTTATAAAATCTATCCTCTAACTCTTTTTCATCTTCTATATTCTTTAATTCTTTTTTAGTTTCTTCATCAATAAATCTAGACTCAAGCCACTCATTGTATTTTTCCAAATAATTCACTACACTTCCCTCCTATAATAAATAACTTATTTTGTATTTTTTGCATTCATTCCAAATTATACCATATTTATTTATAAATAAAAACTTCATTAAAATCGAGTAGGAGCTAAATAATTATTTTTATTTAGCGTCCTCTCCCACCACCGTACGTACCGTTCGGTATACGGCGGTTCATTAAGAATTATGTATTAGCTGATATCTTTTAGATATACTTTTGTAACCAAGATTTTCAATATATTTGTTGTTTAAGATTGTATCAAGAATTGGGCTTTTGGATATTCTCCAATAGCCTTTTCTTGTATTTGCATACTCCCATGCTTTATAGGTCGGAAGACCTAGTTTTATGAGGTTTCGTCCTCTAGTTTTAACCTTTTTCCATTGTTTCCAAATACAACTCCTTAACCTTCTTCTTATCCAACTATCTATTTTTTGTATTTTAGCGTTAGCTTTCGCTATTCCAAAATAATTAACCCATCCAATCGTTAATTGGTTAATCATATAAACTCTATATTCCATACTTATACCTTTATTACGGTTTGTTAATTTTCTTATTTTATTTGTGAATCTTTTATATGACTTTTCATGTATTCTTATATTGGCTCCGCCTTTTGCAAAATAGAATGAAAATCCAAGAAATTTTCTTCTCGTCACAAAATCTACTGCACTTTTATTTTCATTAACTTTAAGTTTTAATAAACCTTCAAGTATTTTTCTTATACTTGCCATAACTCTTAATCCTGCCTTTTTACTTTTGACATAAATGTTGCAGTCATCTGCAAATCGGCAAAATCTATGACCTCTTTTCTCAAGTTCTTTATCTACTTCATCAAGCATAATATTAGCAAGTATTGGGCTTAATGGACCACCTTGCGGTGTACCTTTATCTGATTTTACCTTCAATCCATTTATCATTATTCCAGATTTAAGATAATTTCTAATTAGTTTAAGTACCCTTTTGTCCTTTATTCTTCTTGAAAGTCTTTCCATTAATATATCATGGTTAACTTTATCAAAGAATTTTTCTAAGTCTATATCAACAACCCATTTATGCCTCTCATTGATATATTGTCTTGATTTTAATATAGCTTGTTTAGCACTTTTATTTGGTCTAAATCCATAGCTATTATCCGAAAAGGTAGGGTCATAAATTTTATTAAGTTCTTGAGCTAATGCCTGTTGTATTAATCTATCAAGTACAGTAGGTATTCCAAGCAATCTAATTCCACCGTCAGGTTTTGGTATTTCCACTCTCCTAACTGGTGAAGGTTTATACCTTCCTTCTAATAACTTTTGCTTAATTGTTAGCCAATTTTTGATAATAAACCCTCGAAGTTCATCGACTCTCATACCATCAATACCATGACTTCCTCTATTGGCAACTACTCTTTTCATAGCTTTTAGCATATTTTCTCTAGCTAAAACCTTTTCAAGTAGATTATTAGTATCA is part of the Clostridium botulinum genome and harbors:
- a CDS encoding tetratricopeptide repeat protein — translated: MDVKARFKDKLSNLLFLQMNKERVEKVFNTKLETNEEVYMPVATEDIVHKVKNNEDVDNIPVAFFIEGMSYVLGTDEKFKYNDIYEKIIFSVPKASEFIKGRIASYVKEKKYEEAYIILKGLSKVEKTEEIYNKLIMLADKLRILNKEYVEEELEIIDKAKLIEGYAMPYLYEALIKKDKEDFYGALFGINNYIAKGGVETPEISDLKNSLKIVNDYDEGKKLVYDEPQKALDLLVPLLSELGDNAEIYYHIAVAYRILENSPKAIHYLEKSMEIDSSYPEVFNELGINYACLQDFESAIVYLRKVFEVTRSIEVCTNLIMCYINIGDYKQAKSHLEIAKKINNEDEIVKQLNNILKDA
- the ltrA gene encoding group II intron reverse transcriptase/maturase, with protein sequence MNNSNKLQRKQTTQYRGRLVEVEVELQGKRGAQSNNLALAKGERENNVVDDTNNLLEKVLARENMLKAMKRVVANRGSHGIDGMRVDELRGFIIKNWLTIKQKLLEGRYKPSPVRRVEIPKPDGGIRLLGIPTVLDRLIQQALAQELNKIYDPTFSDNSYGFRPNKSAKQAILKSRQYINERHKWVVDIDLEKFFDKVNHDILMERLSRRIKDKRVLKLIRNYLKSGIMINGLKVKSDKGTPQGGPLSPILANIMLDEVDKELEKRGHRFCRFADDCNIYVKSKKAGLRVMASIRKILEGLLKLKVNENKSAVDFVTRRKFLGFSFYFAKGGANIRIHEKSYKRFTNKIRKLTNRNKGISMEYRVYMINQLTIGWVNYFGIAKANAKIQKIDSWIRRRLRSCIWKQWKKVKTRGRNLIKLGLPTYKAWEYANTRKGYWRISKSPILDTILNNKYIENLGYKSISKRYQLIHNS
- a CDS encoding phospho-sugar mutase, which gives rise to MNYLEKYNEWLESRFIDEETKKELKNIEDEKELEDRFYKNLNFGTGGLRGVIGAGSNRMNIYTVTKATQGLAEYLLNKYKDEAISVSIAYDSRIKSQEFATSAALTLCGNGIKVNLFESLRPTPMLSYTVKHLKSKAGIVITASHNPKQYNGYKVYGDDGGQVTDRKAKEIITYVEKIQDFSKVKSMSLNDAKDKGLLNIIGEEIDNDYIGSVKKLTIREELVSKKANKLKIIYTPIHGSGNVPVRRVLRELGYEKVFVVKEQELPDGTFPTAEYPNPEVPAVFDIALNMAKDIKPDIIFGTDPDCDRIGAIVKDNNGKYEVLTGNMMGVLLTEYILSALKEKNKMPIKPVVIKTIVTTEMIRPIAKKFNVEVIDVLTGFKYIGEKIKEFENDKNKDYVFGFEESYGYLAGTFVRDKDAVIAAMLICEMALYYKTKGMSLYDALMSLYNEYGFYRERLVSVNLEGIEGQKKISDTLDKLRKIDNLKINGVNIIKKYDYENSMVKDILAGKEENISLPKSNVLKFVLEDNSYFVVRPSGTEPKMKIYMAIIGKSLEDAENKMDEFKKNVMNLVDETMKNR
- a CDS encoding polysaccharide biosynthesis protein; translated protein: MKSNKKFLVYDIVLVTFFLYFALLLRFEFKIPQEYIGFFKLSIIPVIVITIICNGVFHLYDYIWKYASVDELMSIVYSVSLSNIIFIFYSYFISYKLLSSVHYRFPATVHIILWVLSILALGGTRFMYRIVGRNENSELLNNKVSNVLIIGAGDAGAMLIKEIKKHQSLNYNIVGLIDDDLSKIGQVINGIKILGTREEITRICENNNVEEIFIALPSAPLKERKEIYNSCKKTGCKLKTLPGIYEILNGDVNISQLRDVDINDLLGRDPIQLNNENINEYINGKVVLVTGGGGSIGSELCRQIVKFNPKKLVILDIYENNAYDLQMELRYKYPELDMDVVIASIRDFKRLQEVFENYKPYVVFHAAAHKHVPLMESNPAEAIKNNIFGTYNVVKCSHIYKVKRFVQISTDKAVNPTNVMGATKRFCEKIIQAFAKESETEYVAVRFGNVLGSNGSVIPLFKRQIKEGGPVTVTHPEINRFFMTIPEAAQLVIQAGAMARGGEIFVLDMGEPVKIVDLARDLIRLSGLKPDEDIKIEYTGLRPGEKLYEELLMDEVALTSTEHEKIFVEKPMGFNISYIDEALKDFKEVIEGDKEGIIKVLSDKVPTYTRKK
- the galU gene encoding UTP--glucose-1-phosphate uridylyltransferase GalU, producing the protein MKVKKAIIPAAGLGTRFLPATKAQPKEMLPIVDKPTIQYIIEEAVASGIEEILIITGRNKRAIEDHFDKSVELEDILEAKGKEELLNMVSDISNMVDIYYIRQKEPKGLGHAINCAKTFVGNEPFAVMLGDDVVDSEVPCLKQLINCFNEYKTTIVGVQEVDKNSVDKYGIVEGFHIEDNVYKVKDLVEKPQINEAPSNVAILGRYIITPPIFDILSKTAPGKSGEIQLTDALRTLIKQEAMYAYKFEGRRYDVGDKLGFLEATVEFALKRKELRRQFMKYLTTIKYNPKFAELYKEINKI